The following proteins are co-located in the Pseudarthrobacter siccitolerans genome:
- the mscL gene encoding large conductance mechanosensitive channel protein MscL, producing the protein MLTGFKNFIMKGNVVDLAVAVVIGTAFGAVVTALVNKVLMPFVAAIVGSPNFDSFAKIELNGNAIEFGVLLTAIVNFLLISAAIYFVVVMPMNLMIERRNRRLGINQDVKKDSAEDPQIALLTEIRDSLQSRSR; encoded by the coding sequence ATGCTGACTGGATTCAAGAACTTCATCATGAAGGGCAACGTTGTTGACCTTGCCGTCGCCGTCGTCATTGGCACCGCCTTCGGCGCGGTGGTCACCGCGCTGGTGAACAAGGTGCTGATGCCCTTCGTTGCCGCGATTGTGGGCTCCCCTAACTTCGACAGTTTCGCGAAGATTGAGCTAAACGGCAACGCCATCGAGTTCGGCGTCCTCCTGACAGCGATCGTGAATTTCCTCTTGATTTCGGCGGCCATCTACTTTGTAGTGGTGATGCCGATGAACCTTATGATCGAGCGTCGCAACCGCCGCCTCGGCATCAACCAGGACGTGAAGAAGGACTCGGCGGAGGACCCGCAGATCGCGCTGCTAACCGAAATCCGGGATTCATTGCAGAGCCGGAGCCGTTAA